The following are encoded in a window of Campylobacter concisus ATCC 51562 genomic DNA:
- the rpoB gene encoding DNA-directed RNA polymerase subunit beta — protein MLNSLYSGNRLRVDFSNVVKEIDVPNLLQLQKKSFDNFLNLNNNQIESGIEKVFKSIFPIHDPQNRLTLEYVGSEIGKPKYTIRECIERGLTYSVNLKMKIRLIVHEKDDKTGDKVGVKDIKEQEIFIREIPLMTDRISFIINGVERVVVNQLHRSPGVIFKQEESATVANKLIYTAQIIPDRGSWLHFEYDTKDILYVRINKRRKVPVTILFRALGYKKQDIIKLFYPIQNLIIKNNKFLTLFNPEDYLGRVEYDIKNEDGEILHQAGKRLTKKKADKLIEDGVKFVEYPVEALIGRYLANPVINTESGEILYDTLSALDENKLAKILAEHESIEIINNSAAGVDDAIINSFIADNDMLKVLKQTEGVDDENDLAAIRIYKVMRPGEPVVKEAAKSFVNDMLFNPERYDLTKVGRMKMNHKLSLDVPEYVTLLTSEDIIKTAKYLIKVKNGQGHIDDRDHLGNRRIRSIGELLASELHLGFVKMQKAIRDKFTSLSNNTEEIMPYDLINPKMITATIMEFFTGGQLSQFMDQTNPLSEVTHKRRLSALGEGGLVKERAGFEVRDVHPTHYGRICPVETPEGQNIGLINTLSTYAKVNDLGFVEAPYKKVIDGKVTDEIVYLTATQEEGNVIAPASTKLDENGHIVEDLIEVRKDGEMMLARREDVALIDLCSGMIAGVAASLIPFLEHDDANRALMGSNMQRQAVPLLRSTAPIVGTGMESVIARDAWESVKAKRSGVVEKVDNKNIFILGEDEAGPYIDHYSLEKNLRTNQNTTFSQHPIVKKGDEIVAGQIIADGPSMEKGELAIGKNALIAFMPWNGYNYEDAIVISEKMIREDAFTSVHIYEKEIEARELKDGVEEITKDIPNVKEEELMHLDESGIVKIGTEIKPGMILVGKVSPKGEVKPTPEERLLRAIFGEKAGHVVNKSLYASASMEGVVVDVKIFTKKGYEKDSRTNKAYEEEKTLLEKEHHDRLLMLDREEMLKVTALLSKNPLASDQEVNKKEYKKGSKINKADLENINRFTLNAIVKSFSKDIQKKYDELKNYFQNEKKKLKEEHDAKIEILEKDDILPSGVVKLVKVYIATKRKLKVGDKMAGRHGNKGIVSNIVREVDMPYLPSGQIVDIVLNPLGVPSRMNIGQILESHLGLVGYRLGEQINEIFETKKGEWIKELRAKMIEIAGVAKLMDAKKALGKMSDEKLLEHAKDWSNGVRFATPIFEGVKADEFAKLFEMAKIDSDGKTELYDGRTGSKIRERVNVGCMYMLKLHHLVDEKVHARSTGPYSLVTQQPVGGKALFGGQRFGEMEVWALEAYGAAHTLREMLTVKSDDVEGRLSAYKALTRGENVPETGIPETFFVLTNELKSLALDVEVYDEDETNETN, from the coding sequence ATGTTAAATAGCTTATACTCAGGAAATCGTCTTAGGGTTGACTTCTCTAATGTCGTTAAGGAGATAGACGTTCCGAACCTACTACAACTACAAAAAAAGAGCTTTGATAATTTTTTAAATCTAAATAACAATCAAATAGAAAGCGGTATAGAAAAAGTTTTCAAATCAATCTTTCCAATACATGATCCGCAAAATCGTTTGACTTTAGAATATGTTGGCTCAGAAATTGGAAAACCAAAATATACGATCAGAGAGTGTATAGAAAGAGGTCTTACATACTCTGTAAATTTAAAGATGAAAATACGTCTTATCGTTCATGAGAAAGATGATAAGACAGGTGATAAAGTCGGTGTTAAAGATATAAAAGAACAAGAAATTTTTATACGTGAAATTCCACTAATGACTGATAGAATTTCATTTATTATAAATGGTGTTGAGCGTGTTGTTGTAAATCAACTCCATAGAAGTCCAGGTGTTATTTTTAAACAAGAAGAGAGCGCGACTGTTGCAAATAAATTAATTTATACAGCTCAAATAATACCAGACCGTGGCTCTTGGCTACACTTTGAATATGATACAAAAGATATTTTATATGTTAGGATAAATAAACGTAGAAAAGTGCCAGTAACTATATTATTTAGGGCGCTTGGATATAAAAAACAAGACATTATTAAGTTGTTTTATCCAATACAAAATTTAATTATTAAAAATAACAAATTTTTAACTCTTTTTAATCCTGAAGATTATTTGGGAAGAGTTGAATATGATATAAAAAACGAAGATGGAGAAATTCTTCACCAAGCAGGCAAACGTCTAACTAAGAAAAAAGCTGATAAGTTGATTGAAGATGGCGTAAAATTTGTTGAATACCCAGTTGAAGCACTTATTGGTAGATATTTGGCAAATCCTGTAATAAATACAGAGAGTGGAGAAATTTTATATGATACACTATCTGCTCTTGACGAGAATAAACTTGCAAAAATTTTAGCTGAGCATGAAAGTATTGAGATTATAAATAACTCTGCTGCTGGTGTTGATGATGCAATTATAAATTCTTTCATAGCTGACAACGATATGCTTAAGGTTTTAAAACAAACTGAGGGCGTGGATGACGAAAACGATCTTGCGGCTATTAGAATTTATAAGGTTATGAGACCAGGAGAACCAGTTGTAAAAGAGGCCGCAAAGAGTTTTGTAAATGATATGCTATTTAACCCTGAGAGATATGATTTAACAAAAGTTGGTCGTATGAAGATGAATCATAAGCTCTCACTTGATGTACCAGAATACGTTACCTTACTAACAAGTGAAGATATCATAAAAACTGCAAAATATCTTATAAAAGTTAAAAATGGACAAGGTCACATTGATGATCGCGACCACCTTGGTAATCGCCGTATAAGGTCAATCGGTGAGCTACTTGCTAGCGAACTTCACCTCGGTTTTGTAAAGATGCAAAAGGCTATCCGCGATAAATTTACAAGCTTAAGTAATAATACTGAAGAGATTATGCCATACGACCTCATTAATCCAAAAATGATTACAGCCACAATTATGGAATTTTTCACAGGCGGTCAATTAAGCCAGTTTATGGATCAGACAAACCCACTTAGTGAAGTTACTCACAAGCGCCGTCTATCTGCACTTGGCGAGGGTGGCTTAGTAAAAGAACGTGCTGGATTTGAGGTGCGTGACGTTCACCCAACTCATTACGGTAGAATTTGTCCAGTTGAGACTCCAGAAGGTCAAAATATTGGTCTTATCAATACACTTTCAACCTATGCAAAAGTGAATGATCTTGGCTTTGTTGAAGCTCCTTACAAAAAAGTTATAGATGGCAAAGTGACTGATGAGATAGTTTATTTAACCGCAACTCAAGAAGAGGGCAATGTTATAGCTCCAGCATCAACTAAACTTGATGAAAATGGACACATCGTTGAGGACTTGATTGAAGTTAGAAAAGATGGCGAGATGATGCTTGCCCGTAGAGAAGATGTTGCTTTGATCGACCTTTGTTCTGGTATGATAGCTGGTGTTGCGGCTTCACTTATTCCATTCCTAGAGCATGATGATGCTAACCGTGCTCTCATGGGTTCAAACATGCAACGTCAGGCAGTGCCACTACTTCGCTCAACTGCTCCTATTGTTGGAACAGGTATGGAGAGCGTTATTGCAAGAGATGCATGGGAAAGCGTAAAAGCAAAACGTAGTGGTGTTGTTGAAAAGGTTGATAATAAAAATATATTCATTTTAGGCGAAGACGAAGCTGGTCCATACATTGATCACTACTCTTTGGAGAAAAATTTAAGAACAAACCAAAATACGACTTTTTCTCAACATCCGATAGTTAAAAAAGGCGATGAGATCGTTGCTGGTCAAATAATCGCTGACGGCCCAAGCATGGAAAAAGGCGAGCTAGCTATCGGTAAAAATGCACTAATTGCATTTATGCCTTGGAATGGCTACAACTACGAGGACGCGATCGTCATTAGCGAAAAAATGATACGTGAAGATGCTTTTACGAGTGTTCATATCTATGAAAAAGAGATCGAGGCTCGTGAGTTAAAAGACGGGGTTGAGGAGATAACAAAAGATATACCAAACGTCAAAGAAGAGGAGCTTATGCACCTTGACGAAAGCGGTATTGTCAAAATTGGTACAGAGATCAAGCCTGGCATGATCCTTGTTGGTAAAGTATCTCCAAAAGGCGAAGTTAAGCCAACTCCAGAAGAAAGATTGCTACGTGCGATTTTTGGTGAAAAGGCTGGTCACGTTGTAAATAAATCGCTCTACGCTTCAGCTTCGATGGAAGGCGTGGTTGTTGATGTTAAAATTTTCACCAAAAAAGGTTATGAAAAAGATAGCAGAACAAATAAAGCTTACGAAGAGGAGAAGACTCTTTTAGAAAAAGAACATCATGATAGACTACTTATGCTAGACCGCGAAGAGATGCTAAAAGTTACAGCACTTCTTTCTAAAAATCCACTAGCGAGCGATCAAGAGGTAAATAAAAAAGAGTATAAGAAAGGCTCAAAGATCAATAAGGCTGATCTTGAAAATATAAATAGATTTACCCTAAATGCTATCGTTAAAAGCTTTTCAAAAGATATCCAAAAGAAATATGACGAGCTAAAAAATTACTTCCAAAATGAGAAGAAAAAGCTCAAAGAAGAGCACGATGCTAAGATAGAAATTTTAGAAAAAGATGATATTTTACCTAGCGGCGTTGTAAAACTTGTAAAAGTTTATATAGCTACAAAACGTAAACTAAAAGTTGGCGATAAGATGGCTGGACGTCACGGAAACAAAGGTATCGTTTCGAATATAGTAAGAGAAGTCGATATGCCGTATCTTCCAAGCGGTCAGATCGTAGACATTGTGCTAAACCCACTTGGCGTTCCAAGCCGTATGAACATTGGTCAAATTTTAGAGAGCCACCTTGGTCTTGTTGGTTACCGATTAGGTGAGCAGATCAATGAAATTTTTGAAACAAAAAAAGGCGAGTGGATAAAAGAGCTAAGAGCTAAGATGATAGAGATAGCAGGCGTTGCTAAGCTAATGGATGCTAAAAAAGCTCTTGGTAAGATGAGCGATGAGAAGCTTCTTGAGCACGCAAAAGATTGGAGTAATGGCGTAAGATTTGCAACTCCGATTTTTGAAGGCGTTAAAGCTGACGAATTTGCAAAATTATTTGAGATGGCAAAGATAGATAGCGACGGCAAAACTGAACTATATGACGGACGCACAGGCTCAAAGATAAGAGAACGTGTTAATGTTGGTTGTATGTATATGCTAAAACTTCACCACTTGGTTGATGAAAAAGTTCACGCAAGAAGCACTGGACCATATAGCCTTGTTACACAGCAACCTGTCGGCGGTAAGGCGCTATTTGGTGGTCAAAGGTTTGGTGAGATGGAGGTTTGGGCACTTGAGGCTTATGGTGCTGCTCATACACTAAGAGAGATGCTAACTGTAAAATCAGATGATGTTGAGGGAAGACTTTCTGCTTACAAAGCTTTAACAAGAGGTGAAAACGTTCCTGAGACTGGTATCCCTGAGACGTTCTTTGTTCTAACAAACGAGCTAAAATCACTAGCTCTTGATGTAGAAGTATATGATGAGGATGAGACAAATGAAACTAACTAA
- the rplL gene encoding 50S ribosomal protein L7/L12, translated as MAITKEDVLEFISNLSVLELSELVKEFEEKFGVSAAPVMVAGGAVAAGGAAAAAEEKTEFNIVLVDSGDKKINVIKVVRALTGLGLKEAKDAVEGTPSVLKEGVSKDEAEAAKKELEEAGAKVELK; from the coding sequence ATGGCAATTACTAAAGAAGATGTATTAGAGTTTATATCTAATCTTTCTGTACTTGAGCTTAGTGAACTTGTAAAAGAGTTCGAAGAGAAATTTGGTGTTAGCGCTGCTCCTGTAATGGTAGCAGGTGGTGCTGTTGCAGCAGGTGGTGCAGCAGCTGCAGCAGAGGAAAAAACAGAATTTAACATTGTTTTGGTTGATTCTGGTGATAAGAAAATCAACGTTATTAAAGTTGTTAGAGCGCTTACTGGTCTTGGTCTTAAAGAAGCTAAAGACGCAGTTGAGGGAACACCATCTGTTCTTAAAGAAGGTGTTAGCAAAGATGAGGCTGAGGCAGCTAAAAAAGAGCTTGAAGAAGCTGGTGCTAAGGTTGAACTTAAATAA
- the rplJ gene encoding 50S ribosomal protein L10, producing MTRNEKTEVVAKLESEFKTAEAIVVCDYRGLSVKKLEVLRNSAKEQNVKVQVIKNTLANIALKNSDKVGMELKDTNIYLWSEDQLAVTKVAAKFEESNADLFKIKTAYIDGEVASVDKVKALSKMPSRDELIAMLLQVWNAPIQNFTIGLNALKEKKEQSA from the coding sequence GTGACACGTAACGAAAAAACTGAAGTTGTTGCAAAATTAGAGAGTGAATTTAAAACTGCTGAAGCTATTGTAGTTTGTGACTATCGTGGCCTTTCAGTAAAGAAACTTGAAGTTTTAAGAAATTCTGCTAAAGAACAAAATGTAAAAGTTCAGGTTATTAAAAATACTCTTGCAAATATTGCTCTTAAAAATTCTGATAAAGTTGGAATGGAACTCAAAGATACAAATATCTATCTTTGGAGTGAAGATCAATTAGCAGTAACTAAAGTAGCCGCAAAATTTGAAGAGTCTAATGCTGATCTTTTCAAAATAAAAACAGCTTATATTGATGGCGAAGTTGCTAGCGTTGATAAAGTTAAAGCTCTATCTAAAATGCCTAGCCGTGATGAGCTTATTGCGATGCTTTTACAAGTTTGGAATGCGCCAATTCAAAATTTCACAATTGGTTTGAATGCGCTTAAAGAGAAAAAAGAACAATCAGCTTAA
- the rplA gene encoding 50S ribosomal protein L1 has protein sequence MGKTSKRFQELLKKVEQDKIYNLSEAIDTVKTLASAKFNETVEIALKLNVDPRHADQMVRGSVVLPAGTGKTVRVAVIAKDAKADEAKAAGADIVGADDLVEDIQKGIMNFDVLIATPNLMGLVGKVGRILGPKGLMPNPKTGTVTMDVAQAVNNAKSGQVNFRVDKQGNIHAGLGKVNFTKEQLNENISTFIKAINKHKPATAKGRYVKNASLSLTMSPSIALDTQEVMDLK, from the coding sequence ATGGGAAAAACTAGCAAGAGATTTCAAGAATTGCTCAAAAAAGTAGAGCAAGATAAAATTTATAACCTTAGCGAGGCTATTGATACAGTTAAAACTCTGGCTTCTGCTAAATTTAATGAAACGGTTGAGATTGCATTAAAATTAAATGTTGATCCAAGACATGCTGATCAAATGGTTCGTGGCTCAGTCGTTTTGCCGGCCGGTACAGGTAAAACTGTAAGAGTTGCTGTTATTGCTAAAGATGCTAAAGCTGATGAGGCAAAAGCAGCTGGTGCTGATATTGTTGGCGCAGATGATTTGGTCGAAGATATTCAAAAAGGTATAATGAATTTTGATGTTCTTATAGCTACTCCAAATTTAATGGGTCTTGTAGGTAAGGTCGGTAGAATTTTAGGACCAAAAGGATTAATGCCAAATCCAAAAACTGGTACAGTCACAATGGATGTTGCACAAGCTGTTAATAATGCAAAAAGTGGTCAAGTAAATTTCCGTGTTGATAAGCAAGGAAATATACATGCAGGCCTTGGTAAAGTTAATTTTACTAAAGAACAATTAAATGAAAATATTTCAACATTTATTAAAGCGATTAATAAACATAAACCTGCAACTGCAAAGGGTAGATATGTTAAAAATGCTTCGTTGTCTTTGACAATGAGCCCATCTATAGCTCTTGATACTCAAGAAGTTATGGACTTAAAATAA
- the rplK gene encoding 50S ribosomal protein L11 produces the protein MAKKVIGEIKLQIAATKANPSPPVGPALGQKGVNIMEFCKAFNERTKDMVGFNIPVVITVYADKSFTFITKQPPATDLIKKAAGITKGTDNPLKNKVGKLTKAQVLEIVEKKLVDLNTNDKEQAAKIIAGSARSMGVEVVD, from the coding sequence ATGGCTAAAAAAGTTATAGGTGAAATAAAATTACAAATTGCTGCAACAAAAGCAAATCCTAGTCCACCAGTTGGTCCAGCTCTTGGACAAAAAGGTGTTAATATTATGGAATTTTGTAAAGCCTTTAATGAAAGAACAAAAGATATGGTTGGGTTTAATATTCCAGTTGTTATAACTGTTTATGCTGATAAAAGTTTTACATTTATCACAAAACAGCCTCCTGCTACAGATCTTATTAAAAAGGCTGCAGGTATAACAAAAGGAACTGATAATCCTTTAAAAAATAAAGTAGGCAAATTAACAAAAGCTCAAGTTCTAGAAATAGTTGAGAAAAAACTTGTTGATTTGAATACAAATGATAAAGAGCAAGCAGCTAAGATTATTGCTGGCTCAGCTCGCTCAATGGGTGTCGAAGTAGTAGACTAA
- the nusG gene encoding transcription termination/antitermination protein NusG — MSHKWYAIQTYAGSEMAVKRGIENLVKDHGIEDQLKEIIVPTEDVIEIKNGKQKINERTLYPGYAFACLDLDTALWHRIQSLPKVGRFIGEAKKPTPLSEKDINTILEKVQKRAAPKPKIFFEDGESVRITEGPFANFTGIVEEYDMIHGKLRLNVSIFGRSTPVDILYSQVEKII, encoded by the coding sequence ATGTCACATAAATGGTATGCTATACAGACTTACGCTGGAAGCGAAATGGCAGTAAAAAGAGGAATTGAAAACTTAGTAAAAGATCATGGAATAGAAGATCAACTAAAAGAAATTATAGTTCCTACAGAAGACGTAATAGAAATAAAAAATGGTAAGCAAAAAATCAACGAAAGAACTCTTTACCCAGGTTATGCTTTTGCGTGCTTAGATCTTGATACGGCTCTTTGGCACAGGATTCAATCTTTACCAAAAGTTGGACGTTTTATTGGTGAGGCTAAAAAACCTACGCCATTATCTGAAAAAGATATAAATACTATTTTGGAAAAAGTTCAAAAAAGGGCTGCACCAAAACCTAAGATATTCTTTGAGGATGGTGAGAGTGTTCGTATAACAGAAGGTCCTTTTGCTAACTTTACAGGTATTGTTGAAGAATATGACATGATACATGGCAAACTTAGACTTAATGTTTCTATTTTTGGTAGAAGTACCCCTGTTGATATTTTGTATTCACAAGTTGAGAAGATAATTTAA
- the secE gene encoding preprotein translocase subunit SecE, which translates to MEKIINYIRLSKLEIMKVIYPTKEQIRNAFFAVFIVVAVVSLFLALVDVIMSFVLSKVI; encoded by the coding sequence ATGGAAAAAATTATAAATTATATTAGGCTTTCTAAATTGGAAATAATGAAGGTTATCTATCCTACAAAAGAACAAATTAGAAATGCTTTTTTTGCAGTTTTTATCGTAGTTGCTGTTGTATCACTTTTTTTAGCTCTTGTTGATGTTATTATGTCCTTTGTTTTATCTAAAGTTATATGA
- the rpmG gene encoding 50S ribosomal protein L33: MRIKIGLKCSESGDINYTTTKNSKTTTDKVELKKYCPRLKKHTIHKEVKLKS; encoded by the coding sequence ATGAGAATTAAAATTGGTTTAAAATGCTCCGAAAGTGGTGATATAAATTATACAACAACTAAAAATAGTAAAACTACTACGGATAAAGTTGAACTTAAAAAGTATTGCCCAAGATTAAAAAAACATACTATTCATAAAGAAGTTAAATTAAAAAGTTAA